The Kocuria turfanensis genome contains the following window.
CGGCCGCAACCTCGCGGGGAGCCGGGGCGCCCGTAGCCGTGGGCCGGTGCCGGGCGTACAGTCGGCAGTGAGCTGACGACAGTCGCTCGACAGGCCGACCGCGAAGGAGTCCACTGTGGGACTGAACAGCATCATCAGGAGCTTCACCGGACGGGGAGCCGGGGGCACCACCGGCCGGACCGCCGGAGGCCGCCGGGCCACCCGCGGCATGAACGCCGCCGGGCAGGCCGGCGCCGGCCGCACTACCGGGCGCAGCCTCGGGGGCCGGCTGCGGGGGCTGCTCAACCGCCGCTGACCGCCGCCGGGCGCGGCCGGTCACCGCCGACCGCCGCGCCGACCGAGCCGGGCACCCCTGCGGGTGCCCGGCTCAGCGCGTGTCCCGGCAGGTCTCGTCGAGCCAGTCGCGCACCGGTGCGAGCGCCTCGTCGATGGCCTCGCCGTCGAACCGGGCGCCGGGGTCCTCCGCCAGCTCCTCGCCGTAGGAGTCCACGAGCAGCTGCACCCGGGCGTGGTCCGCCGCGAGCTCCGGGGGAGCCGCCTCCAGCATGCCGGCGACCTCGTCCTCCACGGCCTGCACCTGCTCGGTGGTCGGTCCGCCGGAGAGACTGGCCGGCAGCAGGGCCAGCGCCAGGAGGTCCTCGGCCACCGCGGCGCACGCCTCGGCCCGGCCGGGGTAGGCGCCCCACGGCCCGGAGGCGGCCGCGGTGCCGGGAGCCGACGGGGACGCCGTGGCCGAGGGCGCCGCGGCGGACGGCTCCGGGCTCCCGGGCGGGTCCGCGGCCGGACCGGGCCCCGTGCACCCGGTCAGGAGCAGGCCGGTGAGGGCCGCCGCCGCGCCGCGCCGCGCTGTCCTGGCATCCATCGTCGTCGGTGTCCTGCCCGTCGTGCCCAACCGGTTCTCCGCCCCACGATAGGCCCTGGCCCCCGGTCGTGGGAGACGGAGGACACGGCGGCGCGCACCCCATATCCTGGGGGGCGGGCGACCGGGAGGAGGGGCACGTGCGAGCCGTCGTCGTCGCGGCCCGGGTCGCGGCCCTGGTGGTCGCCGTCTGGGCCCTGGTCTCGCGGGCCGACTGCGCCTTCGTGACCCGCACCTGCCTCGGCTCCAACCTGTTCAGCTACTTCACCGTGCACAGCGCGTTCCTGCTGATCGTGGCGCTGCTGCTGGCGGTGCTGCACACCGCCACCGGGCGCCCGGAACCGGGCTGGCTGACGGGCCTGCGCGCCCTGGCCACCACGTACACGACGGTCTCGGGCGCGGTGTTCGCGGTGCTGCTCGCCAACGCCGAGCTGTTCGGGCACCTCTTCCTCGTCCCGCTGTCCTCCAAGGTGCTGCACTTCGTGCTCCCCGTCTACGCCCTGCTCGACTTCCTGCTGGCCCCGGGCCGCAACCGGCTGCGCTGGGCCACCACCTGGGTGGCCACCGTCTTCCCGGCGCTGTGGGCGGTGTACACCCTCGTCCGGGGCCGGATGGTCGGCTGGTACCCCTACTTCTTCCTGGACCCCGCCCTCGTGGGGGGCTACGGGGCGGTGGGCACCTACGCCCTCGGGCTGTCGGTGCTCATCCTCGCCGTGGCCTTCCTCAGCGTCGCCGCGACCCGGCTGCCGGTCGTCCCCGCCGGGCCGGGACCCGACCGTCCCCGGCGCGACCGGCCGGCGGAGGGACCGCGGAGGGCCGGCCGGCGACGACCCGGCGCCCCGCCCGCCGAGGACGCCGGGCCCGCGGCGCCCGTG
Protein-coding sequences here:
- a CDS encoding Pr6Pr family membrane protein, with the translated sequence MRAVVVAARVAALVVAVWALVSRADCAFVTRTCLGSNLFSYFTVHSAFLLIVALLLAVLHTATGRPEPGWLTGLRALATTYTTVSGAVFAVLLANAELFGHLFLVPLSSKVLHFVLPVYALLDFLLAPGRNRLRWATTWVATVFPALWAVYTLVRGRMVGWYPYFFLDPALVGGYGAVGTYALGLSVLILAVAFLSVAATRLPVVPAGPGPDRPRRDRPAEGPRRAGRRRPGAPPAEDAGPAAPVVRGLSAAAPGPGGAGVVAPGSPAPEPLASEAGEPSPGTGR